DNA from Sulfodiicoccus acidiphilus:
CTGTTTGTAGTCACTCGTCCTCCATATGGTTTGAACTTGACAGTGAAGGAAGTGCCGGCCACAGTTGCGGCGAATACGGAGAAGAACAGGAAAGCTTGGAGGAGGGAGAACCGGATGAGGACCACAGACTCTATTGAGGGACCGACTATGAGGGACAAGCTTAGGATCACGGTGTAGAAGGAGAGCATCCTCTCCCTCACTTTCCTGTCCTCGTACGACCCGGCCACATTTATTAAGTTTGGAGTGACCAGGCCCATGGCCAGACCTATAGCCGCGGAGAGTAGCCAGACGGTCACCGAGTTGGAGAGGTAGAACAAAGGGAACAGCACCGCATAGGCTAAGGAGGCGTAGACGAAGGTCTTCCTCCGGGATTCCCCCCTCAATCTGGAGTTTATGATACTCCCAAGAAATGCGAAGACCGAGGAAACGGAGGCTACAACTCCCACGACAGCACTTGAGAAGTGGAAGTCGTACCTAGCCACGAGTGGGACTGTGGTCATTAACATGTTGTTGCTTGCCCTTAGGGAGAAGGTTATAGTGAACAGGACCAGCGCGAGGTAGATTACCTTCTTGTCCAATGGAAGTCAGAAGAACGATGTGGACGAAGTGAGTTAAAGGGTTAACTGAAAGTTGATTTCTTCGAGGGCCTGCTTAACGGTCTGATTTTCTTGAGGTTTCACCACGTCTTATTCCACCTCTCGTCCTCATTCCTCTTTCCCGCCTTCCCGCACCTGGGTTAGAGGCTTCCATGTATAGATGTGTAAGAAACGTCATTTTCAGGTAAAATACACAACTGTACCCGGTAGCCCCCCTGGGTTAGGGAGTGTGGACTCCCGGCCAGAACATAGGAGTCTAATCGAACCCAATTCTCCTCACATTGCTACTCGTGATCACTGTAGGGTCTCCTTCTATGCATAAAGCGTGGCTCTCGAAGAAGGTTATAGGGCTGGAACTTGGTGACCCCTTGAACGGGGAGACGAGGTTTACCTACCCTTCCGTCGTAAGCTACCATGGAGCGCTCCCCTATATTTTCTAGCTATTGATAGCAACTTACACACTCTCGACGCTTACGACGCAGAGAAGTTCGTTACCGTCTAGCTGAAGGAGTTGTACAGCTTAAAGTGTGGAACTCAGTTGAAGAGGAGTAGGGTACACTCCTTCGCTTCCAGCCACGGTAGGGAAGGGAAAGGAGTTGGTGAGGAAGTACTATCACCGCGAAAAGAACCGCATACAGGATTACGTTTACAAGCTCGTTAACTAACTCCTAGACATGTATCCCGTGACGATATTTACCGTTGAGAAGTTGAGCAAGCAAAAACGTTCGAAGACGCCGACGATGAGCTACCTAAGGAATACCTAGGAACGTTTGAAGGGCTATCCACAAAATTCTCAAGTACAAAGCACCACCTTAAGGGCACCACCTTAAGGTTCCCTTGAAAAGGAGGTTAACCCGTACCTCACGTCTAAGTCCTGCCCCAGATGTGGACGGGTTTCCCGAAAGGTCGGCGGGACTTTCAGGTGTGGGAGGTGTGGGTTCACACTAGATAGGCAGTTGAACGCGTCTCTTAATATCTACCTCAAGATGTGCGGGTTTCCCCACGTCCGTGAAATACCGCGGGTGTGGGTCGGGGTTACCCCGCTAAAGGGGCGGAGGGGTGTGAACGGGTTATCCCGGGACTCCGGTGAAGCCCAAGGGTTGAGGATTGATATTAAATATTATGAAATCCTATGAAGCCCAAACCCCAGGCTTACCTGGTTTGGCTCTGGTAACCTCGTAGTCACTAGGACCACCGCGAAGGAGAGGACCGCGAGGCCCACCACGGTAGGGATCATCCAGGCCCTGGATATTATCAATGGAAAAAGGAAAGTCATGGACATCGCACCGAGTCTGTCGGCCATCACCGTGGATCCCTGAGTGAAGGCCCTAATCTTTCCACGGAATCGATGCTAACCCTCCAGAAACCCTCCGGTACTCCAGAACTCAGTTGACTGAATGCCGTGCGCCGTTAAGGCAGCAGGAACAGGATGACTTCCGTCTTTCTCAGAAGTAGGGCAAAGAACAGTATGAGGGTAACAATCTAGGCGGAGCCCAAAGCCAGTAACACCCTTCTTCCCAACTCGTCGTTGAGAGCAGCTCTCACCAAGTTCCACGGCCGAGCGAAGAGATCGAGAACGAGGATTTCGAAAATCAAACCGATTATCCCTAGCTCCTCGGTTATCACAATACCAAAACATTCCCAGATTGTGCGTCCACATCCAAGAGATACCAGGTGAGGGAGGACGGAACCAGTGTGGATAACATGGAAGAGGACGGCAACCCTCAATGGGGATGTTGGGAAGCAGGATTGGACGAGGTCCCTCAATGTTACTTGATTGGTTTCGTCAGTGTCTCCCCACCGAGGGAGAATGGAAGTTCCCTAGTATAATCGGGATATCTGTAGTGTTGGAGGATTTTGAACAAATACCGTTGCCTAGTTGACGAGTTTTCATCAATTCTCCTCATTTAACTGAAAATTTTTTCATCCCATGGGTAAGAGTAGTCCACTCCTCGTTCCTTCATATAGACGGAGCTAGGGACCTCCTGGTCGCTAGCTCTCCAGCTTTCCCTTCAGACATTGAAAGAGCTCGTCCACTATCTTATTTGCAACCCCCTCCATCATTCTGGACCCGACAGAAGCCAGTACCCCTCCAACCTTCACGTCGGCCGCCCACTTGAGCTCCAGTGGAGTTCCGTCGTTCAGCTCTACGCGAGCCGTCAGGTCCGCGTTGCTTGACATCCCTGTTCCCCTAGCATTTATGGTCACCGACTTTCCCTCGATCACCTCCGAGTACTTCATGGTCGCCTTGAAGTCGCCCTTGATCGGTCCGACTCCCAGTCTCAAAGAGATCTTGTATCCGTCTCCCTCCTTATTAATGGAGTTCAGTCCTGGAAAACAGGAGGCCACCTTCTCGGGGAAGTTAGGAACTCCCACACCTTCTCTTTCGGGGAGTTGACCTTGAAACTACCTTGGAACTGCATAGTGCCCACTTCCGTCCAAAGTTAATAAGAAATGTGGGATCATGAACTCCTCTTAGATGGGGGTAAGGTGATTATAAGGACGAAAGACATTAGGAGCGCCAATAGGGCCACAGGAACTCTGTAAAACTTGTAAGAGAACCAATGGTACAGCCTCAGGCCAAGCTGATATAGAATGGTGTTGGGTACGCGGTAGTTATCGAAGCTGAGGTTCTGGGACAACCTGAAGTTATTTCCCCCTCCCGAGTAAGTTAAGGTTACTGGAAGAGTGTAATTTGCCACACCTCCGGAAACTATGAAGACCTCTTGTATGTATGAGCCTGGCTGAAGGGTTCCCAAGTTCACCGATACTGGGAAAACGTAGAGTTCGTTGAGTGGATAGAGAGTGACGTAGACGTCCTGTGCACTTCCGTTGCCCACGTTGGTGACAGTGAGGACAAGGTCTCCAGTTACTCTACCCTGCTGCTCCACCAGGTCAGTGAAGTTGTAAGCTATAGTTAGACGAGGTATAAAGATGGGTGACACTACAGCAGGCGATCTTTCGATGCTCTCGTTGAGGTTCTCCGTATAGGTGACGTTAAAAACGTCGTAGCTTATGTTCATTGAAAGTCTGATTCTACCCGTTAAAGGATCGAGGGATACGTTCCACTCCACTGGTTTGTTGGAGGAGACCTGATTCAATTCGATATCCTGGGTGGACAGTTTAGACGTTCCATTGGTAGCAGCCAGTTCTATCGAAACGTTCTTAACGGAGACGTTCAAGGAATCAATTATGGTGACGTTTACAGTGGTGGCAGAGGTTTGTACGCTCCCTGGTTCTACGATAACGGCGGGATCCGAGGAAGGTGTAGTTATTGGAATGGAGAGGTCTGCCAGAGTCAAGTTCTCTACACCCAATGGTGAAGTGTACACTTCTCTTATTGATAGTAGTACGTGAGAGCCTAGCACGAGGGTCGGAACAGCCGAAAGGTTCAGAGTCTCATTTAGGTCCAGGACGTCTCCACTCTCCCATTGTCCTACGTAGACAGTGAAAGGATATACTTTTCCAACCGAACTCGAGAACAACAAATATGTTTGATTAGTCGTGAAGGGTAAGACGTTAGTGAGCGTTAGGTCCAGCACGTTTACAGTAGAGTAAACTGCGTAGTTGGGGGAGGTGAGGACGTTTAGGCCGTTGAGGAAGTCCAGCAGTTGTGGGGTAATTCCCAGGTCGAAAGGTGCAGAGTAATTAGCGAAGAGACCATAGGGGGTATCGTAACTTAGAGCCAGTACCGAGTCTAACGAGGTGAGCTGAGGAGGTACGAATACTTCCACCCGAGCTTCATATGTCTGTCCAGGCCGCAGGAATTGGAGAACTAGCGGAGAGAGTTCATACCTCTCCACATTAAGCGTTATATCTGAAACGTTTGAGCTTCCGACGTTACTTACCTCCACAGTCAGGTTATGAAATCCTGGATCCACAACGTCGTTCAGAACTTTGGCCTTCACCTCTGGGAAACCGTAGAATGGCAGTGTCACTACAGTACGATTGTAGAAGGTCCCGTTCTCGGCGGTTAGCCAGGACAAGCTCACTGGGAATGAGAGGGGCCCTTTGACGTTGTCTGTTAATACAACTGAGAAGTTGAACTTCAGGACACCGTTCCCAGAACTAACAGGGAAGACAGTGTAAACCACATTTCCACCACTCACGTTTGATACACCCTGAGGTAGTAGAATCTGGACTTCAACGGCAAAACTGTCAACACTCTCGGCGTAAACGAGGGAAAATTGAATCTGAGTAGTTCCTGTCTCCCTCGGAACCGATGCCCAAGAGATAGAAGGACTAAAGGATATAAATGTCCTACTAACGTAACTGTTAGATAGTCCTCCGGAGACTGCTAGTACTAAGGCTAACAGAAGTATAATTCTAACGACCTTAATTTTTAACACAATGTCAGCCCCACTCTTCCATATTTAAGTAATTGGATACTAATGATGGGGGATTTCTATACAGGAATTAAAAGATCCTACGTCTGAAATAGCATGTTTTTCTACTCAATAACTATTCCCGACAAATGGATCCCATAAACGGGACGTATTCGGTTCTCTATATCAGCTCGATCTTTAGTTCACATAAGAGGGTTCTAAGCTGAGTGTAAAATTCAGTGCTTCTGTACTTTCTGACGCTCTCTTTTGCCATTGAAGTACCTCCCAAGGAGTTCCCGTCATTTTTTCGAGTTGACGTCCCTGCCTGGCAGTTGGATATACCTCCGAATGTTCCTACTGGTGGGTTAGGACCCGTTGACAATAGGGAATCCGTCGACTTTCTTCGGATATCTCGACAGACGCACTTATGCTCTCCCTCTATATTCACGGAAGGCGAATATCAGATGAAGGTACTCCCTCAGAGAGGTTTGACCTCCCCAGCCTCCACGTCTATCACCTCCATCGACGAGTCATCGCAATCGCTAGTTCATTCC
Protein-coding regions in this window:
- a CDS encoding SRPBCC family protein; this encodes MGVPNFPEKVASCFPGLNSINKEGDGYKISLRLGVGPIKGDFKATMKYSEVIEGKSVTINARGTGMSSNADLTARVELNDGTPLELKWAADVKVGGVLASVGSRMMEGVANKIVDELFQCLKGKLES